In one window of Mauremys reevesii isolate NIE-2019 linkage group 22, ASM1616193v1, whole genome shotgun sequence DNA:
- the LENG9 gene encoding leukocyte receptor cluster member 9, whose translation MEGRGPSTGEDFAAPRADPAGGAPDPGSDGPGVTEPAPTLSSPCRFFLAGGCRFGARCRNLHPGALPGAPQPPPEPRSKKPPSKKPPMKTAGDVISRILWDRQLPPGDFTVGHLDRFSGVREDAFTAFCWEDLASVGPEVLAIPQHRIQYFKYRGRVVWDKASRLDDVFGSTGGGRTILEVMEEEARRQQAVGRGDGGAGVPEAAVALESKEKEEDDEAEPGAQSHPPAGPRPTHFVAVRITSPELRGSVARLQEALSQADPALAEFCAPLATLHLTLCLLRLDGAGEMQAAVTALRELQAEHRRLLPPAPLLRFRGLGTFQRRVLYAAPAPGPELVGLAHALERGFACKGLTVVPLLAHDCFHLTVAKIPAGGEPRLNLPPESPREELGTQAVESLCLCQVGGGRRTDGFYSTLVELDLY comes from the coding sequence ATGGAGGGACGGGGCCCGTCCACTGGGGAAGATTTTGCTGCCCCCCGAGCCGACCCTGCAGGGGGAGCCCCGGACCCGGGATCCGATGGGCCGGGGGTGACAGAGCCAGCCCCCACGCTCAGCTCCCCCTGCCGCTTCTTCTTGGCGGGCGGTTGCCGCTTCGGCGCCCGCTGCCGGAACCTCCACCCCGGCGCCCTGCCTGGcgccccccagccgccccccgaGCCCCGCAGCAAGAAGCCCCCCAGCAAGAAGCCCCCCATGAAGACAGCAGGGGACGTCATCTCCCGCATCCTCTGGGACCGCCAGCTGCCGCCCGGCGACTTCACCGTGGGGCACCTGGACCGCTTCTCCGGCGTGCGGGAAGACGCCTTCACGGCCTTCTGCTGGGAGGACCTGGCCTCGGTCGGGCCGGAGGTGCTGGCCATACCCCAGCACAGGATCCAGTACTTCAAATACCGCGGCCGTGTGGTGTGGGACAAAGCCAGCCGGCTGGACGACGTCTTCGGCTCCACCGGGGGCGGCCGGACCATCCTGGAGGTGATGGAGGAAGAGGCCAGGCGCCAGCAGGCCGTGGGAAGGGGGGACGGCGGAGCCGGGGTGCCGGAGGCGGCTGTTGCTCTGGAGAGcaaagagaaggaggaagatgatgaagctgagccaggagctcagagcCACCCCCCAGCAGGCCCCCGCCCCACCCATTTCGTGGCCGTGCGCATCACCAGCCCGGAGCTGCGGGGCTCGGTGGCCCGGCTCCAGGAGGCCCTAAGCCAGGCTGACCCCGCCTTGGCCGAATTCTGCGCCCCACTGGCTACCCTCCACCTCACCCTCTGCCTCCTCCGGCTGGACGGCGCCGGCGAGATGCAGGCGGCCGTCACTGCCCTGCGGGAGCTGCAGGCCGAGCACCGGCGCCTCCTGCCACCCGCCCCGCTCCTGCGCTTCCGGGGCCTGGGCACCTTCCAGCGCCGGGTGCTGTACGCCGCCCCTGCGCCCGGCCCGGAGCTGGTGGGGCTGGCCCATGCCCTGGAGCGGGGCTTTGCCTGCAAGGGGCTGACCGTCGTCCCGCTCCTGGCCCACGATTGTTTCCATCTCACCGTGGCCAAGATCCCGGCGGGCGGGGAGCCGAGGCTGAACCTgcccccagagtcccccagggaggagctggggaccCAGGCCGTGGAATCGCTGTGTCTGTGCCAGGTGGGTGGGGGTAGACGGACCGATGGGTTTTACAGCACCCTCGTGGAGCTGGATCTGTACTGA
- the CDC42EP5 gene encoding cdc42 effector protein 5 — protein sequence MPILKQSPISQSKKRPRIGRDMISAPLGDFRHTMHVGRGGDVFGDTSFLSNHGGPKANGLPPATEALAPAQSPSRLSGSSGSPADLGGGPGGLDLPPTSWEGELQQAESLFSFELDLGPSILDEVLGVMDKCGEQPRSEDVRPERPVGGQGLGHGVVPQAGEEEEEEEEVEEEGTGHGYTFEDELDDEIGL from the coding sequence ATGCCGATTCTGAAGCAGTCCCCCATCTCCCAGTCAAAGAAGAGGCCCCGCATCGGCCGGGACATGATCAGCGCCCCGCTGGGAGATTTCCGGCACACCATGCACGTCGGCCGGGGCGGGGACGTCTTCGGGGACACCTCCTTTCTCAGCAACCACGGGGGCCCCAAGGCCAACGGGCTCCCCCCCGCCACCGAGGCCCTGGCACCGGCCCAGTCCCCCAGCCGCCTCTCGGGGTCCTCCGGCAGCCCGGCTGATTTGGGGGGCGGCCCGGGCGGCCTGGATTTGCCCCCCACTTCCTGGGAGGGGGAACTGCAACAGGCCGAGTCCCTGTTCTCCTTCGAGTTGGATCTGGGGCCATCTATTCTGGATGAGGTCTTGGGGGTCATGGACAAGTGCGGGGAGCAGCCCCGGAGCGAGGACGTCAGGCCGGAGAGGCCGGtggggggccaggggctgggccatggggtggttccccaggcaggggaggaggaagaagaggaggaggaggtggaggaggaaggcACCGGGCATGGATACACATTTGAAGATGAGCTGGATGATGAGATTGGGCTATAG